One genomic region from Anabaena sp. PCC 7108 encodes:
- a CDS encoding peroxiredoxin, with protein sequence MAVIERVPNVTFKTRVRDESIGGPNPFRWQDRTTQELFAGKRVVVFSLPGAFTPTCSTSHLPRYEELYKDFKALGVDQVICISVNDAFVMYQWGKQQGAENVFLLPDGNGEFTRKMGMLVDKSNLGFGLRSWRYSMVVNDGKIEKIFIEPGFDDNCPTDPFEVSDADTMLAYLKGAA encoded by the coding sequence ATGGCTGTTATTGAAAGAGTTCCCAACGTTACATTCAAAACCCGTGTCCGTGACGAGTCCATTGGTGGACCAAACCCCTTCCGTTGGCAAGATCGCACTACCCAAGAACTTTTTGCTGGCAAGCGCGTAGTTGTGTTTTCATTACCTGGGGCTTTTACTCCCACCTGTTCCACTTCACACCTGCCCCGTTATGAAGAACTCTATAAAGACTTCAAAGCTTTAGGAGTTGATCAAGTTATTTGTATATCTGTTAATGATGCCTTTGTGATGTACCAATGGGGCAAACAACAAGGCGCTGAAAATGTATTTTTGCTTCCCGATGGTAATGGTGAATTTACCCGTAAAATGGGAATGTTAGTTGATAAGTCTAATTTAGGCTTTGGATTGCGTTCTTGGCGTTATTCAATGGTGGTGAATGACGGTAAAATTGAAAAGATTTTCATTGAACCAGGTTTCGATGATAACTGTCCCACCGATCCCTTTGAAGTTTCCGATGCAGATACCATGTTAGCTTATCTGAAAGGTGCTGCTTAA
- the gor gene encoding glutathione-disulfide reductase, whose product MTYDFDLFVIGAGSGGIATARRAAEYGAKVGIAEFDRLGGTCVNRGCVPKKLMVYASHFSELFTDAQGYGWSSVESSLNWEKMITAVNNEVIRLNGIYQGMLDKSKVELLQGHGKLVDAHTVIVGERQITADKILIAVGGYPVKPNIEGIEYAITSDDIFNLKEQPKRIVILGGGYIGTEFACILNGLGTEVTQIIRGEKILRGFDQDLQTEIQQAMSNHGIKIINKIQNIAIEKSAEGVKVTVSGAEGLEETIIADAVSLAATGRKPNTQKLGLENTKVQLHDDGSIIVDKYSCTDEENIYAVGDCSNKINLTPVAINEGRALADTVFGGKSRTMSYENIPTAIFTTPEAATVGLTEAEAREQYGETVKIYRSRFRPMYYTLAGKDEKTMMKLVVDGNTDKVLGAHMVGTNAAEIIQGIAIALKMGATKANFDATVGIHPSSAEEFVTMR is encoded by the coding sequence ATGACCTACGATTTTGACTTATTTGTAATTGGTGCTGGTTCAGGTGGAATTGCCACAGCTAGACGTGCCGCCGAATATGGCGCTAAAGTAGGCATTGCCGAGTTTGATAGACTGGGAGGTACTTGCGTTAATCGTGGTTGTGTCCCTAAAAAACTCATGGTTTATGCTTCTCATTTTTCTGAGTTGTTTACAGATGCTCAAGGATACGGCTGGAGTTCTGTGGAAAGTTCTTTAAATTGGGAAAAAATGATTACGGCGGTCAATAATGAAGTGATTCGCCTGAATGGTATTTATCAAGGAATGCTGGATAAGTCCAAAGTTGAACTTTTGCAGGGACATGGTAAATTAGTCGATGCTCATACAGTTATAGTCGGAGAACGCCAAATTACCGCCGACAAAATTCTCATTGCTGTGGGTGGCTATCCAGTCAAGCCAAACATTGAGGGCATCGAATACGCTATTACCTCCGATGATATTTTTAACCTTAAAGAACAGCCAAAGCGAATTGTGATTTTGGGTGGGGGTTATATAGGTACAGAATTTGCTTGTATCCTCAATGGACTCGGAACCGAAGTCACCCAGATAATTCGTGGTGAAAAGATTTTGCGTGGTTTTGATCAAGATTTGCAGACTGAAATTCAGCAAGCAATGAGTAACCACGGCATTAAAATTATCAATAAAATCCAAAATATAGCAATTGAGAAAAGTGCAGAAGGCGTTAAAGTAACTGTTAGCGGGGCTGAGGGTTTAGAGGAAACAATAATTGCGGATGCTGTCAGTTTAGCTGCAACTGGTCGCAAACCAAACACCCAAAAATTGGGTTTAGAAAATACCAAAGTCCAATTGCACGATGATGGATCAATTATTGTTGATAAATATAGTTGCACAGATGAAGAAAATATCTATGCAGTCGGAGATTGTAGCAACAAAATTAACCTGACTCCAGTAGCGATTAATGAAGGACGAGCTTTAGCTGATACCGTATTTGGTGGCAAGTCTCGCACCATGAGTTATGAAAATATACCTACAGCCATCTTTACCACACCAGAAGCTGCAACTGTGGGTTTGACTGAAGCAGAAGCTAGGGAACAATATGGGGAAACGGTGAAAATTTATCGCAGTCGCTTCCGACCAATGTACTACACCTTAGCAGGTAAAGACGAAAAAACGATGATGAAGTTGGTGGTAGATGGAAATACCGATAAGGTGCTGGGAGCGCATATGGTGGGAACAAATGCAGCGGAAATTATTCAAGGAATAGCGATCGCTCTGAAGATGGGTGCAACTAAAGCTAACTTTGATGCTACAGTAGGTATCCATCCTAGTTCAGCCGAAGAATTTGTCACCATGCGCTAA
- a CDS encoding ABC transporter ATP-binding protein has translation MVIYQSPKKSHKQYRRRENDWRLFLRLVPYARRSRLLLTFSMSLLIPIALANAIQPLLIGQAISLIRQEPSTYEFLKNRSLWQGLGILQGFFLGAMIIRLSLTGIQGYLVQKLGQKITAAIREDLFHHVTSLAVRFFDRTPVGKLITRLTSDVESLGDVFATGAIGIVSDLFSMVVIIGLMFSLQWQLAGLLLLILLPITWVIIYFQQQYRQANYKAREELSKLNSQLQENIVGINVVQLFRREKFNAELFRTTNKQYVKELDHTIWYDSAVSATLEWVSLIAIAGVLWIGGSLLLDNNITFGILSAFILYAQQLFDPLRNFAEKFTVIQSGFTAIERVSDILDERIEISDILNPQPASLNFNLGYIDEIIESLESRKFPSPDQLGEICFEHVWFAYKDDDYVIKDLDFTIHPGEKIALVGPTGAGKSSIIRLLCRLYEPTQGRILIDGVDIREIPQAELRRYMAVILQEAFLFAGDVKSNITLGDSYTFAEIQQAAEKTNIAEFINELPQGYDTQLRERGTNISSGQKQLLAFARAAIRNPQILVLDEATASLDVGTEALVQQALNQLLVKRTAIIIAHRLSTIRNVDRIFVLKRGELIEQGSHEQLLEKGGLYATLHNLQMLGT, from the coding sequence ATGGTCATCTATCAATCCCCGAAAAAATCTCACAAACAATACCGTCGGCGTGAAAATGACTGGCGGTTATTTTTGCGTCTAGTACCCTATGCCCGACGTAGTAGGCTACTACTGACGTTTTCAATGTCTTTACTAATCCCCATTGCCTTAGCTAATGCCATTCAACCATTATTGATTGGACAGGCAATATCTCTGATTCGTCAAGAACCCAGCACCTATGAATTTCTCAAAAATCGCTCCCTCTGGCAAGGTTTAGGAATCCTGCAAGGATTTTTTTTGGGAGCAATGATCATTAGATTGTCACTCACAGGTATTCAAGGTTATCTGGTACAGAAACTAGGACAAAAAATCACTGCTGCAATCCGTGAGGATTTATTTCACCATGTTACATCTCTAGCAGTGCGGTTTTTTGATCGCACACCAGTAGGTAAACTAATTACTAGACTGACAAGCGATGTAGAAAGCCTAGGAGATGTATTTGCAACAGGAGCCATTGGTATTGTCTCCGATTTATTTTCTATGGTGGTGATTATTGGTTTGATGTTTTCTCTTCAGTGGCAACTTGCTGGATTGCTGCTGTTAATTCTCTTACCAATCACCTGGGTAATTATTTACTTTCAGCAGCAGTATCGTCAAGCAAATTATAAAGCCCGTGAAGAACTGTCAAAACTAAATTCTCAATTGCAAGAAAACATTGTTGGCATTAATGTTGTGCAGTTATTCCGCAGGGAAAAATTTAATGCAGAATTGTTTCGCACCACAAATAAGCAATATGTCAAAGAATTAGATCATACAATTTGGTATGATTCTGCTGTTTCAGCAACCCTAGAATGGGTTAGCCTGATTGCCATTGCTGGTGTGTTGTGGATTGGTGGTTCATTGCTATTAGATAATAATATCACTTTTGGGATTTTATCAGCATTTATTTTATATGCTCAACAATTATTCGATCCTTTACGGAATTTTGCAGAAAAATTTACTGTAATTCAATCTGGTTTCACTGCTATTGAAAGAGTGAGTGATATTTTAGATGAACGAATAGAAATCAGCGATATTCTTAATCCTCAGCCTGCAAGTTTGAATTTTAATCTTGGTTACATCGATGAGATCATTGAGAGTCTAGAATCCCGGAAATTTCCCTCTCCAGATCAACTTGGAGAAATTTGCTTTGAACACGTCTGGTTTGCTTACAAAGACGATGATTATGTAATTAAAGACTTAGACTTTACTATTCATCCTGGGGAAAAAATCGCCTTAGTTGGACCTACAGGTGCGGGTAAAAGTTCAATTATCCGGCTTTTGTGTCGTCTTTATGAACCCACACAAGGACGCATTTTGATTGATGGTGTAGATATCCGTGAGATACCACAAGCAGAACTGCGGCGTTATATGGCAGTGATTTTACAAGAAGCCTTTTTGTTTGCAGGTGATGTTAAAAGTAACATTACTTTAGGAGATAGTTACACATTTGCCGAGATTCAACAAGCTGCTGAAAAGACTAATATTGCTGAATTCATTAATGAATTACCCCAAGGCTATGATACTCAATTACGAGAACGAGGGACAAATATTTCTAGTGGACAAAAACAACTTTTAGCCTTTGCTCGTGCGGCAATTCGTAACCCACAAATTTTAGTATTAGATGAAGCTACCGCTAGTTTAGATGTAGGAACAGAAGCTTTAGTTCAACAGGCATTAAATCAGCTTCTAGTAAAACGAACTGCGATTATTATTGCTCACCGTTTGTCTACAATTCGTAATGTAGACCGGATTTTTGTTTTGAAGCGTGGGGAATTAATCGAACAGGGAAGCCATGAACAATTGCTAGAAAAAGGAGGACTCTATGCCACATTGCATAACTTGCAGATGCTGGGGACTTAG
- the dnaK gene encoding molecular chaperone DnaK, translating to MAKVVGIDLGTTNSCVAVMEGGKPTVIANAEGFRTTPSVVAFAKNGDNLVGQIAKRQAVMNPENTFYSVKRFIGRRFDEVTKETTEVSYKVLSSGGNVKLDSPGAGKQFSPEEISAKVLRKLVEDASKYLGETVTQAVITVPAYFNDSQRQATKDAGKIAGIEVLRIINEPTAASLAYGFDKKSNETILVFDLGGGTFDVSVLEVGDGVFEVLATSGDTHLGGDDFDKKIVDFLAEKFKKDEGIDLRKDKQALQRLTEAAEKAKIELSSVTQAEINLPFITATQDGPKHLDTTLTRGTFEELCSDLIDRCRIPVENALRDAKLNKSNIDEVVLVGGSTRIPAVQDVVKRVLGKDPNQTVNPDEVVAVGAAIQAGVLSGDVTGILLLDVSPLSLGVETLGGVMTKIIPRNTTIPTKKSEVFSTAVDGQTNVEIHVLQGEREFSNDNKSLGTFRLDGIPPAPRGVPQIEVTFDIDANGILNVTAKDKGTGKEQSISITGASTLDKNDVDRMVREAEQNASSDKERREKIERKNQADSLAYQAEKQLQELGDKVPDADKTKIEGLVKELREAVAKEDDELIKKLTPELQQALFAVGSNIYQQAGAGEAPGGGAEPPSGGSTPPSGSGDDVIDADFTESK from the coding sequence ATGGCAAAAGTAGTTGGAATTGACTTAGGTACGACGAACTCCTGCGTAGCAGTTATGGAAGGTGGTAAACCCACTGTAATTGCCAACGCCGAAGGTTTTAGAACCACACCATCAGTAGTAGCATTTGCTAAAAACGGCGATAATTTAGTTGGTCAAATCGCTAAACGTCAAGCGGTAATGAACCCCGAAAACACCTTTTACTCTGTTAAACGGTTCATTGGCCGCCGTTTCGATGAAGTTACCAAGGAAACTACCGAAGTCTCTTATAAAGTTCTCAGCAGTGGCGGTAACGTCAAGCTAGACTCTCCAGGCGCTGGTAAGCAGTTTTCTCCAGAAGAAATTTCAGCCAAAGTCCTCCGCAAACTCGTAGAAGACGCGAGTAAATATCTGGGTGAAACCGTTACCCAAGCAGTCATCACCGTTCCTGCATATTTCAACGACTCCCAACGTCAAGCTACCAAAGACGCTGGTAAAATCGCTGGTATTGAAGTTCTACGGATTATCAACGAACCAACAGCGGCTTCTCTAGCTTACGGTTTTGATAAAAAGAGCAACGAAACCATCCTCGTATTTGACCTTGGTGGCGGGACTTTCGACGTATCTGTCCTGGAGGTGGGAGATGGCGTATTTGAAGTATTAGCAACATCTGGAGATACTCACCTTGGTGGTGACGACTTCGATAAAAAAATCGTTGACTTCTTAGCTGAAAAATTCAAAAAAGACGAGGGCATTGACCTCCGCAAAGATAAACAAGCCTTACAACGTTTAACTGAAGCCGCTGAAAAAGCCAAAATTGAGCTTTCTAGCGTTACCCAAGCCGAAATCAACCTGCCATTTATTACAGCTACCCAGGACGGCCCCAAGCACCTGGATACAACTCTAACTCGTGGCACATTTGAAGAACTCTGCTCTGACTTAATTGACCGTTGCCGCATCCCCGTAGAAAATGCTCTCAGAGATGCCAAATTAAATAAGAGCAACATTGATGAAGTCGTACTAGTTGGTGGTTCTACCCGGATTCCCGCAGTCCAAGATGTCGTCAAGCGGGTGCTAGGTAAAGACCCAAACCAAACTGTTAACCCTGATGAAGTAGTAGCAGTTGGTGCAGCTATTCAAGCAGGTGTTCTATCTGGTGACGTTACAGGCATCTTGTTGTTAGACGTATCACCTCTATCCTTGGGTGTAGAAACCTTGGGTGGTGTGATGACTAAGATTATTCCTCGTAACACCACAATTCCTACCAAAAAATCAGAAGTCTTCTCGACTGCTGTAGACGGTCAAACTAACGTAGAAATTCACGTCCTCCAAGGGGAACGGGAATTCTCAAATGATAACAAGAGTTTGGGAACCTTCCGTTTAGATGGTATTCCTCCCGCACCTCGTGGTGTACCTCAAATTGAAGTTACCTTTGATATTGATGCTAACGGTATTCTCAACGTTACTGCTAAGGATAAAGGCACTGGTAAAGAACAATCTATCAGCATTACTGGCGCTTCTACCTTGGATAAAAATGATGTTGACCGCATGGTGCGCGAAGCTGAACAAAATGCTTCTAGTGACAAAGAACGCCGTGAGAAAATTGAACGTAAGAACCAAGCTGATTCTTTAGCATACCAAGCTGAAAAGCAGTTGCAAGAATTGGGTGATAAAGTTCCTGATGCTGATAAAACCAAAATTGAAGGTTTGGTAAAAGAACTGCGGGAAGCAGTAGCTAAGGAAGATGATGAGCTAATTAAGAAGCTGACACCAGAATTGCAACAAGCACTGTTTGCTGTTGGTAGCAACATCTATCAACAAGCTGGTGCAGGTGAGGCTCCTGGTGGTGGTGCTGAACCTCCCTCTGGCGGTTCTACCCCTCCTTCTGGTAGTGGTGATGATGTAATTGATGCAGATTTCACTGAAAGCAAATAA
- a CDS encoding protoglobin domain-containing protein, protein MAIEPSAFMAKMETRIGLTSEDKTILKSNADWGKEIAATMADHFYDYLGRDEEMSAILNKSEGRIHRLHETFIQWFNEMFTGVDNWGEQYAKIRWHIGLVHVKIGIAPQHVVPAMAVVVHEVGKKLRLDGKTDELQYALGRICMIDLAFIEQAYVEVSSAAVLKETGWSEALFKRLIGTGASSM, encoded by the coding sequence ATGGCTATCGAACCGAGCGCTTTTATGGCAAAAATGGAAACAAGAATTGGTTTAACTTCTGAAGATAAAACTATTCTTAAATCCAACGCAGATTGGGGAAAAGAAATTGCTGCAACAATGGCTGATCACTTCTATGATTATCTAGGACGTGATGAAGAAATGAGTGCCATTTTAAATAAAAGTGAAGGACGAATTCATCGCCTACATGAAACATTTATTCAGTGGTTTAATGAAATGTTTACAGGAGTGGATAATTGGGGCGAACAATATGCTAAAATTCGTTGGCATATCGGGCTTGTTCATGTGAAGATTGGAATTGCTCCTCAGCACGTAGTTCCGGCGATGGCAGTTGTTGTCCATGAAGTTGGTAAAAAGCTCAGACTTGATGGGAAAACAGATGAATTACAATATGCATTAGGCAGAATTTGTATGATTGATTTAGCTTTTATTGAGCAGGCTTATGTAGAAGTTTCCTCCGCTGCGGTACTTAAAGAAACTGGTTGGTCAGAAGCTTTATTCAAACGGCTCATTGGTACTGGTGCATCTAGTATGTAA
- a CDS encoding DUF4388 domain-containing protein yields the protein MTITGNFADFSFPELLQFLDQGKKTGLLYIEFLPEGTETRKKQVYYMWLHQGRVISAADRLDQQGLTLMIAQRGWISERVISRVTQISSCFINSPLGLCLKSQGLLQPEQLKLLFNSQVLRPVCSLFQVKDALFKFEPTSSLPLGEMTGLSMSATEVILIGLRALRDWTALEEKLPDPTSGLSGFLVKQPKMQLNAQEWQVWEFVNGQVSLQHIANQLSIPLATVQQIAFRLIVVGLAEEYFMVGATPTFTLEEPISTSISAITFPEPLQETVPATKPAPTEKPAEKPSVSQSFLKNLVGFLRNKTS from the coding sequence ATGACTATTACTGGTAACTTTGCCGATTTTTCCTTCCCAGAACTACTTCAGTTTTTAGATCAAGGAAAAAAAACAGGACTACTTTACATTGAATTTTTACCAGAAGGAACTGAAACCCGGAAAAAACAAGTTTATTATATGTGGCTGCATCAAGGTCGAGTCATCAGCGCAGCAGATCGCTTAGACCAACAAGGACTAACATTAATGATTGCTCAAAGAGGGTGGATAAGTGAGCGTGTCATCTCCAGAGTTACTCAAATTTCCTCCTGTTTTATCAACTCACCACTAGGTTTGTGTCTCAAATCTCAAGGACTACTACAACCAGAACAATTAAAACTGCTATTTAATAGCCAAGTTTTGCGTCCAGTATGTTCCTTATTTCAAGTCAAGGATGCTCTGTTTAAATTTGAGCCAACATCATCATTGCCTTTGGGAGAAATGACAGGTTTAAGTATGTCTGCAACTGAGGTAATATTAATTGGACTCCGGGCGCTACGAGATTGGACGGCTTTAGAAGAAAAACTGCCAGATCCAACTTCCGGTTTGTCAGGGTTTCTCGTGAAACAGCCCAAAATGCAGTTAAATGCTCAAGAATGGCAAGTATGGGAATTTGTCAACGGACAGGTTTCTCTACAGCATATTGCCAATCAACTGAGTATACCCCTAGCAACTGTACAGCAAATTGCTTTCCGACTGATTGTAGTTGGTTTAGCAGAAGAGTATTTTATGGTTGGTGCTACACCTACATTCACTTTAGAAGAGCCTATTTCCACTTCTATTTCCGCAATCACTTTTCCAGAACCATTACAGGAAACTGTGCCTGCAACTAAACCAGCACCTACAGAAAAGCCAGCAGAAAAGCCATCTGTTAGTCAATCATTCCTCAAAAATTTAGTTGGTTTTTTACGCAATAAGACATCATAA
- a CDS encoding ATP/GTP-binding protein yields the protein MEIMRLIVTGSVGAGKSTFIRSISEIEVVDTDTRATDETALLKQRTTVAFDFGRLQFGPDMALHLYGTPGQSRFDFMWDILIRKAHAYILLVAAHRAREFRHARKILNFMQERAQIPMIIGLTHTDCPGAWSEEDVYLAIGYVDKAERPPMVRVNPNEGDSVGEAVIALVQYLMESCAV from the coding sequence ATGGAGATTATGCGCTTGATTGTCACCGGCTCAGTAGGAGCAGGTAAATCCACTTTTATCCGTTCTATTAGTGAAATTGAAGTCGTAGATACAGATACCCGTGCAACTGATGAAACAGCATTGTTGAAACAAAGAACTACTGTGGCTTTTGACTTTGGTCGATTGCAATTTGGACCTGACATGGCTTTACATCTTTATGGCACACCTGGTCAGTCTCGTTTTGATTTCATGTGGGATATTTTGATTCGCAAAGCTCACGCTTATATTTTACTAGTAGCAGCACATCGAGCTAGAGAATTCCGTCATGCGCGTAAAATTCTCAACTTTATGCAAGAACGCGCTCAGATACCCATGATCATTGGTCTAACACATACCGATTGTCCGGGAGCTTGGTCTGAAGAAGATGTATACCTTGCTATTGGGTACGTTGATAAAGCCGAAAGACCTCCTATGGTCAGAGTAAATCCTAACGAAGGAGACTCTGTCGGTGAAGCTGTCATTGCCCTAGTACAGTACTTAATGGAAAGTTGTGCAGTCTAA
- a CDS encoding roadblock/LC7 domain-containing protein, whose protein sequence is MAINTEKLSMILQHFVTATTDVQGAALVTPDGLPLGASLPGGMDEERVSAMSASMLSLGERIGIELARGNVDRIFVEGNKGFGILTGCGEDAVLLVLASESAKQGLLMLEIKRVLAELKLVLS, encoded by the coding sequence ATGGCTATTAATACAGAAAAACTGAGCATGATTTTACAACACTTTGTAACTGCTACTACTGACGTTCAAGGAGCAGCACTTGTTACTCCCGATGGTCTACCTTTAGGTGCAAGTTTACCAGGTGGAATGGATGAAGAACGTGTATCAGCAATGTCAGCATCTATGCTGTCTCTAGGTGAACGGATTGGGATTGAGTTAGCTAGAGGAAATGTAGACCGCATCTTTGTAGAAGGTAATAAAGGCTTTGGTATCTTGACAGGTTGTGGTGAAGATGCAGTATTGCTTGTATTAGCTAGTGAAAGTGCAAAACAAGGATTACTAATGTTAGAAATTAAACGTGTTCTTGCCGAACTCAAACTAGTTCTATCCTAA
- a CDS encoding response regulator transcription factor: MIKVLLVDDQSLIRQGLRALLELEADLEIVGEAENGETAINLVEKLQPDVVLMDIRMPIIDGVAATREIQKRFPNTKVLVLTTFDDDEYVKAALQNGAMGYLLKDTPSEELAVAIRAVDKGYSQLDPGIVKKLLTQFPSGLSKPTPSIPPSLAELTPREKEVLWLIATGASNREIAQKLYISEGTVKNHVTNILNRLNLRDRTQAAILANTFSSYLEQDT; encoded by the coding sequence ATGATTAAAGTCTTACTTGTAGATGACCAAAGTTTAATTCGACAAGGATTAAGAGCATTATTAGAATTAGAAGCGGATTTAGAAATAGTTGGAGAAGCAGAAAATGGCGAAACTGCAATTAATTTGGTTGAGAAATTACAGCCAGATGTAGTTTTAATGGATATCAGAATGCCGATCATTGATGGAGTCGCAGCTACTAGAGAAATTCAAAAACGCTTTCCTAATACCAAAGTTTTAGTATTGACAACCTTTGATGATGATGAATATGTGAAAGCTGCCTTACAGAATGGTGCAATGGGTTATTTACTCAAAGATACACCCTCAGAAGAGTTAGCTGTTGCCATTCGTGCTGTTGATAAAGGCTATTCTCAACTAGATCCAGGAATAGTTAAAAAACTTTTGACTCAATTCCCTTCCGGTTTATCTAAGCCGACACCATCTATCCCACCGAGTTTAGCTGAACTGACACCCAGAGAGAAGGAGGTTTTGTGGTTAATTGCTACAGGTGCTAGTAATCGAGAAATTGCCCAGAAACTCTATATCTCTGAGGGAACAGTCAAAAATCATGTCACCAATATTTTAAACCGATTAAATTTGCGCGATCGCACTCAAGCTGCTATCCTTGCCAATACCTTCTCATCTTATTTAGAACAAGATACTTAA
- a CDS encoding sensor histidine kinase produces MSPPIQVNNHPFRFLLYLEWGLLGLSALMVTIPSPSPRFSVQFPELTICSLAIFGLMGLRLPTNSKFSQVIYTATEVALILIIGFFGGKTTRLFPFLYLILVTRSCLIFPLTGRLTVTFLSFILFFITLNHRAPSFRLSPLAQERFRFFSFSLTILFGLSLVFILLLMNAVLSERQSRERLAIANEKLRQYALKIENQATLEERNRIAREIHDSLGHSLTALNLQLETALKLAKSDIPRALTFLATAKELGSKALQDVRHSVSKMRSHPLQGKSLEQAIAILAEDFYRSNNIFINCQISLNLPLSIDIINPIYRIIQESLTNISKYAQASEVKLELTTTTEALKLIVADNGRGFDLQQNTTGFGLQSMRDRTLSLGGEFTINSAYGSGCEIIVDIPLSR; encoded by the coding sequence ATGTCTCCCCCTATTCAGGTTAATAATCATCCTTTTCGCTTTCTGCTTTATTTGGAATGGGGATTACTGGGGCTTTCTGCTTTGATGGTAACTATACCATCCCCATCACCTCGATTTTCTGTGCAGTTTCCCGAATTAACTATTTGTAGCTTGGCTATTTTTGGTTTGATGGGCTTAAGACTACCTACAAATAGTAAATTTTCTCAAGTAATATATACAGCTACAGAAGTTGCTCTAATTTTAATAATTGGCTTTTTTGGTGGCAAAACTACTAGACTTTTCCCCTTCCTTTACTTAATTTTAGTAACTCGTAGTTGTTTAATTTTTCCGTTAACTGGACGTTTGACAGTCACTTTTTTATCATTTATCTTGTTTTTTATCACACTTAATCATCGCGCACCTTCTTTTAGGTTATCTCCACTAGCTCAAGAACGTTTTCGGTTTTTTAGTTTTAGTCTAACAATTTTATTCGGATTAAGTTTAGTATTTATTTTACTGTTGATGAATGCAGTATTATCTGAACGCCAAAGTCGAGAAAGACTAGCTATTGCTAATGAAAAACTTCGCCAATATGCGCTGAAAATTGAAAATCAGGCTACTCTAGAAGAACGTAATCGCATTGCTAGGGAAATTCATGATTCTTTAGGACATTCTCTAACTGCTTTAAATCTGCAATTAGAAACTGCTTTAAAGCTGGCTAAATCTGATATACCTAGAGCTTTGACATTTTTAGCAACAGCTAAAGAACTAGGTTCAAAAGCATTACAAGATGTACGCCACTCGGTTTCTAAAATGCGATCACACCCTTTACAAGGAAAATCTTTAGAACAGGCAATTGCTATTCTTGCAGAAGATTTTTATCGTTCAAATAATATTTTCATAAACTGTCAAATATCTCTGAACTTGCCTTTATCTATTGACATTATTAACCCTATTTATCGCATCATTCAAGAATCATTGACAAATATTTCTAAATATGCACAAGCTTCGGAAGTCAAATTAGAATTAACTACAACTACAGAAGCTTTAAAATTAATAGTTGCAGATAATGGTAGAGGTTTTGATTTACAACAAAATACTACTGGTTTTGGTTTACAAAGTATGCGTGATCGCACTTTATCTCTAGGAGGTGAGTTTACAATTAATAGCGCTTATGGCTCTGGTTGTGAAATTATAGTTGATATTCCCTTATCTCGGTAA